From the Alkalispirochaeta americana genome, one window contains:
- a CDS encoding eCIS core domain-containing protein — translation MQQRRRTRDAVMQHAIRTWKLVCKHSDAPDEDPHGRMSWFGATDRTFPLEAGLKDQLEHLFGVDLSNVRIHIGEHAEELTRQAGAVAVTIGNDIYFARGMYAPHSDEGRQLLVHELQHVVQVLRGERMVYSEELLDLELEAELVSTLLQGRPLEAIERDKLQGDTPGAFGHTDEATPEGLSRGTGGGELAQFSAANNGVVIELCLRSGEVVRLSKREYERVIEASRKQFEEELAERLAAMTREAGEREMMKVYAWSHRGLV, via the coding sequence ATGCAGCAGCGCAGACGTACACGCGATGCCGTGATGCAACATGCCATCCGGACCTGGAAGCTTGTGTGCAAGCACAGTGATGCTCCGGATGAAGATCCTCATGGGCGCATGAGTTGGTTTGGGGCGACCGACCGGACATTTCCGCTGGAGGCCGGACTGAAAGACCAGCTGGAGCACCTGTTTGGTGTAGACCTCTCGAATGTGCGAATTCACATCGGCGAGCATGCCGAAGAGCTCACTCGCCAGGCCGGCGCGGTTGCAGTGACGATCGGGAATGACATCTACTTTGCCCGGGGTATGTACGCCCCGCACAGCGATGAAGGCCGGCAGCTTTTGGTGCATGAACTGCAACACGTAGTGCAGGTTTTGCGCGGGGAGCGAATGGTCTACAGCGAGGAGCTGCTGGATCTTGAGCTTGAGGCTGAGCTGGTGTCTACCCTGTTGCAAGGCCGTCCGTTGGAGGCGATCGAACGTGATAAACTACAGGGTGACACCCCGGGGGCCTTCGGCCACACCGACGAGGCAACACCGGAGGGGTTATCGCGGGGTACTGGCGGTGGAGAGCTCGCGCAGTTTTCTGCTGCCAACAACGGGGTGGTAATCGAGCTGTGCTTAAGAAGTGGAGAGGTCGTGCGCTTGAGCAAACGCGAGTATGAACGGGTTATCGAGGCATCGCGCAAGCAGTTTGAAGAAGAGCTTGCCGAGCGGCTGGCAGCCATGACCAGAGAAGCCGGTGAACGGGAGATGATGAAGGTCTATGCCTGGAGCCACAGGGGGCTTGTATGA